In a single window of the Pseudomonas entomophila genome:
- a CDS encoding TetR/AcrR family transcriptional regulator: MRRSLQEERLLKALAHAIVIQPRATLKELAETAGVSKATLHRFCGTRENLVNLLEDHGEQVLNLVIQEADLERAEPLDALRHLIAEHLKHREMLVFLMFQYRPDTLLNNAEDRRWEAYTQAMDAFFLRAQQMGVLRIDISAAVFTEMFMTMIYGMVDAERRGRAASANTAQALEQLFLNGARTPA, from the coding sequence GCGCTTGCCCATGCCATCGTGATTCAACCGCGTGCCACCCTGAAAGAGCTGGCGGAAACCGCCGGCGTCAGCAAGGCCACCCTGCACCGCTTCTGCGGCACCCGTGAGAACCTGGTGAACCTGCTCGAGGACCATGGCGAGCAGGTGCTGAACCTGGTCATCCAGGAGGCCGACCTGGAGCGGGCCGAACCCCTGGACGCCTTGCGCCACCTGATCGCCGAACACCTCAAACACCGCGAAATGCTGGTGTTCCTGATGTTCCAGTACCGCCCCGACACCCTGCTCAACAACGCTGAAGACCGCCGTTGGGAGGCCTACACCCAGGCCATGGATGCGTTCTTCCTGCGCGCCCAGCAGATGGGCGTGCTGCGCATCGACATCAGCGCGGCGGTGTTCACCGAAATGTTCATGACCATGATCTACGGCATGGTCGACGCCGAGCGTCGCGGGCGCGCGGCCAGCGCCAACACCGCCCAGGCCCTGGAGCAATTGTTCCTGAACGGTGCCCGCACGCCGGCTTGA
- a CDS encoding LysR family transcriptional regulator, with amino-acid sequence MLDNLALFLAIIEKGSLSAAGRERGLSPATVSERLSALEAHYGVALLTRTTRSLNLTDEGRVLADGARRLLAEADELEGRIRHGSENIAGLIRLSAPVDLGQNVIAPILDRFLADHPQVAIDLDLTDGYVDLVGQGIDFAIRYGTLADSSLRARVLGDNRRVVCAAPEYLQRHGIPAHPDELADHDCIVMRFGIHAERTWPFRLGGNAYPVRVSGRRVANNGEQVRRWALAGHGLCLKSIRDVQADLDSGRLVEVLAAYGAGEVALQIVYPPSRVQPRRVRALAEAIVARLAAP; translated from the coding sequence ATGCTGGATAACCTGGCGCTGTTCCTGGCCATCATCGAAAAAGGCAGCCTGTCAGCCGCAGGCCGTGAGCGGGGGCTGTCGCCAGCGACGGTGTCCGAACGCCTGTCGGCGCTGGAGGCTCACTACGGCGTGGCGCTGCTTACCCGCACCACGCGTTCGCTCAATCTTACCGACGAGGGGCGCGTGTTGGCCGATGGCGCGCGGCGCCTGCTGGCCGAGGCCGACGAACTGGAAGGGCGCATCAGGCATGGCAGCGAGAACATCGCGGGGCTGATCCGCCTGAGTGCGCCGGTCGACCTGGGGCAGAACGTCATCGCACCCATCCTCGACCGCTTCCTGGCGGACCATCCGCAGGTGGCCATCGACCTCGACCTTACCGATGGCTATGTCGACCTGGTGGGGCAGGGCATCGATTTCGCCATTCGCTATGGCACATTGGCCGACAGCTCGTTGCGCGCGCGGGTGCTGGGGGACAACCGCAGGGTGGTGTGCGCCGCGCCGGAGTACCTGCAACGTCATGGCATCCCGGCCCATCCCGATGAGCTGGCGGACCACGACTGCATCGTCATGCGCTTTGGCATCCATGCCGAGCGTACCTGGCCGTTTCGCCTGGGGGGCAACGCATACCCCGTGCGGGTCAGCGGGCGTCGGGTGGCCAACAATGGCGAACAGGTGCGGCGCTGGGCGTTGGCCGGGCATGGCCTGTGCCTGAAGTCGATCCGCGATGTGCAGGCTGACCTGGACAGCGGCCGGTTGGTGGAGGTGCTGGCCGCCTACGGCGCTGGTGAGGTAGCGCTGCAGATCGTCTACCCGCCGAGCCGGGTGCAGCCACGGCGGGTGCGGGCGCTGGCCGAGGCGATTGTCGCGCGGCTGGCCGCGCCCTGA
- a CDS encoding polysaccharide deacetylase family protein: protein MTSRRDFVKGTLVGGIAAAAAGTVLTSGAATPPRSSPAPAGGGGPFWPNGAQLVISISLQFESGSQPAHAESPFPPLDARYPDTIAPSWYRYGPLEGVPRLLDLFDRHGIKVTSHMVGKAVEAYPELAAEVVRRGHEAAAHGLYWAPQYSLTPAEERRHYEQAAAIVERVTGQRPVGFNAFWMRHSRDTLNILQDLGFLYHIDDLSRDEPSITPVRGKPFVVVPYTLRNNDIGRIAGSTAMTGAALLQELKDEFDVLYAEGRQRRRLMSLSAHDRIGGTPTVAHALDQFIAYAKSHPGVAFLRKDEIARWTLAQGNAPLNPARVFD, encoded by the coding sequence ATGACCAGCAGGAGAGATTTCGTCAAAGGCACCCTCGTCGGCGGCATCGCCGCAGCGGCCGCAGGCACGGTGCTGACCAGTGGCGCCGCCACCCCGCCCCGCAGCAGCCCCGCCCCGGCAGGCGGTGGCGGGCCGTTCTGGCCCAACGGCGCGCAATTGGTGATCTCGATCTCGTTGCAGTTCGAGTCGGGCAGCCAGCCCGCCCACGCTGAAAGCCCGTTCCCGCCGCTGGATGCGCGCTACCCAGACACCATTGCCCCCAGCTGGTACCGCTATGGCCCGCTGGAGGGTGTGCCGCGCCTGCTCGACCTGTTCGACCGGCACGGTATCAAGGTCACCTCGCACATGGTCGGCAAGGCTGTCGAAGCCTACCCGGAGCTTGCCGCCGAAGTGGTGCGTCGCGGCCACGAGGCCGCGGCCCATGGCCTGTACTGGGCACCGCAATACAGCCTGACGCCCGCCGAGGAACGCCGTCACTACGAGCAGGCGGCGGCCATCGTCGAACGGGTTACCGGCCAACGCCCGGTGGGTTTCAACGCCTTCTGGATGCGCCATTCCCGGGACACCCTGAACATCCTCCAGGACCTGGGCTTCCTCTACCACATCGACGACCTGTCCCGGGACGAGCCGTCGATCACCCCGGTACGCGGCAAACCCTTCGTCGTGGTGCCCTACACCCTGCGCAACAATGATATCGGCCGCATCGCCGGCTCCACCGCGATGACCGGCGCCGCCCTGCTGCAGGAACTCAAGGACGAGTTCGACGTGCTGTATGCCGAAGGCCGCCAGCGGCGCCGGCTGATGTCGCTGTCGGCCCACGACCGCATCGGCGGCACGCCGACCGTGGCCCACGCCCTCGACCAGTTCATCGCCTATGCCAAGTCCCACCCCGGCGTGGCCTTCCTGCGCAAGGACGAGATCGCCCGCTGGACCCTGGCCCAGGGCAATGCACCGCTGAACCCGGCCAGGGTCTTCGACTGA
- a CDS encoding ester cyclase, whose amino-acid sequence MNTESKVSGLRAGRWLTPLVLAAAANLSSAGELVTPAVLVVDHSPPKAQLEQQILAARRYDTFWNTGDEAMARAALATDFRDNTLPAGRPQGIEGPLKASKAFRAAVPDLRCEVLQMIVAGDRVTAALRFTGHFTGKLGERQGQGEAIDFIAMDIYRIADGRIAEDWHLEDNLTFLQQAGLAAR is encoded by the coding sequence ATGAATACCGAATCCAAGGTTTCGGGGCTGCGTGCCGGCCGCTGGTTGACCCCTCTGGTGCTGGCGGCTGCCGCGAACCTGTCCAGTGCCGGCGAACTGGTCACGCCAGCCGTGCTGGTGGTCGACCACAGCCCGCCCAAGGCACAGCTCGAACAGCAGATCCTCGCCGCCCGGCGCTACGACACCTTCTGGAATACCGGCGACGAAGCCATGGCCCGCGCCGCGCTGGCCACGGACTTTCGCGACAACACCCTGCCGGCGGGGCGGCCGCAAGGTATCGAAGGCCCGCTGAAAGCCTCGAAGGCCTTCCGCGCGGCGGTGCCGGACCTGCGCTGCGAGGTGTTGCAGATGATCGTTGCCGGTGACCGGGTTACCGCGGCCCTGCGCTTTACCGGGCATTTCACTGGCAAGCTGGGCGAGCGCCAGGGGCAGGGCGAGGCCATCGACTTCATCGCCATGGACATCTATCGCATCGCCGATGGCCGCATTGCCGAGGACTGGCACCTGGAAGACAACCTGACCTTCCTGCAGCAGGCCGGGCTGGCCGCGCGCTGA
- a CDS encoding winged helix-turn-helix transcriptional regulator, whose amino-acid sequence MAHYRECPAYDVFALACPARMVLDRLADKWALLLIDRLSAGERVRFNQLRRDMAGISQKMLSQTLKRLERDGLIEREVHPTVPPTVEYALTELGATLGDTVERLARWAESNMPAIQLAQQHYDRQAARHLD is encoded by the coding sequence ATGGCCCATTACCGGGAATGCCCCGCCTATGACGTATTCGCCCTCGCCTGCCCCGCGCGGATGGTGCTCGACCGCCTGGCGGACAAATGGGCCCTGCTGCTGATCGACCGCCTCAGCGCCGGTGAACGCGTGCGTTTCAACCAACTGCGCCGGGACATGGCCGGGATCTCGCAGAAAATGCTGTCGCAAACCCTGAAGCGCCTCGAGCGCGACGGGCTGATCGAGCGTGAAGTGCATCCCACCGTGCCGCCCACCGTCGAGTACGCGCTGACCGAACTGGGCGCGACCCTGGGCGACACGGTCGAGCGCCTGGCACGTTGGGCGGAGTCGAACATGCCTGCGATACAGCTGGCCCAGCAGCACTACGACCGCCAGGCTGCGCGCCACCTTGATTGA